The window AAACTCATCAGATCACGAAAAATATGTAATTTGTAAAATAGCTGCTTACATAGATGTTTCAATTATACATGATACATGGAAGGACAATATGTACTTGTATGTATTTACATATACACAGAAGATGCACAACATTTTCTTATCAGATCATTTATTTTCAAATCGGAGAGATCCTGGTATCGAAGCACAATGGTGAGAGCAAACTTTGTGAATTTCTGTGCATGCAGTACACTTCACAAATACTAGTGTTCTGGGATTGGAGCGTAACCCTGTGGCTCTTCAAGGCGAGCTGGGGCAACAGCAGCTACAACAACTGAGGCACCGAATAGCACAACAACCAATGCCGTGAAGTTCACCAGAAATGACTCTGGCCCATATTTGTCGATGCCTGAGCTTTGGAGGAAGGTGAGCTTCTCCAGAAACCCAAGTTCTGCCGTTGCTAGGGCTAAAATGTAAACGAAGATTCCAAGAAGTACGTGCCAAGGAAGAGCACCCTTCCTCACATTTGGCGCAGCCTTAGGGAAGAAGAAGGTCAAGAATCCAAATATCCACTGTGGCAAACGCAAATTAAAGAGCACTTGTCAAAACTCAATTAAAAGAAAATCTCTAATTCTTTTGACTTCAACTATAATGCAACTACGTAGGTCAACAATTGTGGCATGCATCAGCTCTAAACCAATTCATTTTTCCGCTACCGATCTGATTAGTAATAGCATAAAAATACAAGCATGAAGTTTATGGGTCATTTATATTGATAACATATTGTAAAAGCATATAGGTTCACCCATATAAATTTTCCGTAGTCTTATCTATGCATACATTTTTAGAATAATCCAATACTCATACTTTATTAATGCTTAAAATATTGTCTGTCTGTTCTACTGTAAGTTAACTGTGTCAGCGGATTCATAAAAGGTTAAAAACTACAGTCATCTACAAATACGTAAAACCAATGTGATCAAATGAACCAGGTTGATAAATGGAATAGAATTGCAATGATATCGGAAGTCGCACGGTCATACCTGAATACCATATAGAGATATTGTTCCTATCCCAAGCCAAGAATGCAGACTGTACAGGTTCGCAATTCCAGTTTCATTGTGATTCTTAAAAGCACAGTATATCCCGACCGCACCGAGCACAAGCGCAATAGCATGGAGTACTAGATGGATCAACTTAGTTGTATCATGGTTCACCGTAGGTAGTACCTTATATACCATTATAGCTGCCAAAATGGACAAAGTCTTAGAAGCAAAAGAAAAATAACGAGCCAGAAAAGTTGAGGAATTTTCAGCATTACCTTCACTGCCAAGAATAATAAAGCCAATCAACATAAGAACAGGATGAACCTGTAATGTCTAACATTAGTAACATTCTCGAAATTGCTAAATGTAAACAAGTTATTATCCTAAAAACTGTTACAAACAGCAGGGAAACACAAGTAATAATGAAGCTCCACCTCTCACTGAGTGAGTCTTTGGAAATCCATGTCAGGAGTTGACGAAAACAAAGGGCAACGGTTATTGGTTTGTTATAGACATCTCCTTCTGCAATTAACTCAGAGACCTGGATGTTTTTTAACTGAAACAGACATGGCAGACACTAGCACTTACTAGACATTTTCAGATGCGTTAGAGAGCAGTTAGCTAATGACCCTAACAAAAACGTGTGGTTGGCATTTGGAATACAATTGATGTGCATCAGCACAACAGAAGGCCAAAGCACACGGACGCAATGACGTGCGTGTCCATTTTGTTCAGACTGGCTTAAAAAATTGCTCAACTATCGGTGCATATATAACGCAAACAGAAGTTGTTCTTATCACAAGTTCATATGGCTAGAGCCAAGCATCATCTAATCTCCACGGACCACGGAACCAATAACAGAAATCACCAAGCCAACGCTCGCAGCAGAAATTCAAGCAGACGCTTTTCTGAATCGCACGGACACGACGGTCAAATCAAATCTTGGCGCTCACTTCCTCTTTCAGGATGCTACCTACCCACCCCCACAGCCCCAGTCGACTCGATTtcgcctttttcttttcctttagggAACAAAACAAAAAGGCAGAATCTAAAATCGTCTGCAGCCAGAGAAGAGGGAACAGGTGGTTCTCACGTTGAAGATGAGGTTCTTGTTGTCGGCTTCGAAGGCGAGGCCGCCGCGGAAGTGGATGCACCAGTACAGCACCATGGCGGCGGCCGCCAAGGCCAGCGCGTGCGCCACGTACGTGAACGGCGCCGCCCTCACGCCCAGCCCCATCGCCTCCGGCCCTCTGCTCTTCTGCCGCTCTCCCCTGCTCCCCTCTCGCTGGCTGGCTCTGCTGCTGGTTTCCCCGACGGACGGAGCGAGTGGAGACAGTGCGGGAGCGTGGCGTCCCCGCGCCTCTTATAAATGATCTTCTTTTTTTCTCGTGCGTTCTCTATTGATTTTTCTTTTGGTCCGAACGCATTTCTCTCCATAAAAATCACGATAAGGGCGACACGCCGGGTAGTTAGTTGTCGATTGCTCTCGCTATATGATGAAGAAGAGGCCCACGTCGCACATCAACGTCGACATTCAATAGCTACACGTATAAAATTACCAAAGACATTGATATATTCACAAATTTCTGTATTGTTCTAGACAAGCTGTAGCCTTCCTCAAtaatgagtactccctccgtccccaaatttttgtcttaaattttatggatgtacctaatactaaaacgtgacttaatacatccgtatttagataaattgaagacaagaattttggtctctccgtctgaaaatacttgtcgaaggaatgaatgtatctagacgtatttttgtcctagatacattcatttttatgcatttttcCGACAAATATTTCGGAACGAAGGGAGCACTAAACACATTTCGTAGCTGTTTTGGCGGTGACACATGGAACCTATATTATAGTTAAACACGAATTGACTCCTTCGCATGCCTGTGTTGAATGCTTGGTTTCCGACAGGGCTTATGCCTATCTAGTAACTACTCTCTCCGTTTCATAATGTAAAATGTTTTTTCActttagtgtagtgttaaaaaacgtcttacattatgaaacGGGGATCCGGCTTGTCTGCTTTCTTCCATGCTCCCATCTGTGCTCCCACTTCATTCTACGgctgtctttttttttctttttctaatttaatCATCTTCCCCTGATTTTAAGTGGGTGGGGTCAGGCTTTATTTTGTTCCAATTAAATTAAGTCACGTTAGATGGGCACACACagaaggagcaggcaagtctcgtccatgggacgaagggagtagtatatactccctccatcttatAATATAAGACGGTTTTTGAAGTGtgccaaaaaacatcttacattataagACAGAGGAAGTAGTAATTAAAACACGTAGGACCTATCATTTTTTACATGGGCAACACAAACATGAACGGGATGGCATGTAGGCACATCAAATCCACACATAATATCCCCCTCCCCCACCCAAATTTAGGGTGGGATCGTGTTTAACCCCTCACGTAATGCAAACCCAACCAATCCACAACTAATCTTCCTCTGAAGGAAAGGAAGCATCCCCGATAGGCCCCCGCGTCGTCTAACCCTAGGCGACACGGGCGGCGTCCCTCGCCACGCCGCCACAagccccccctccccctccatctCCGGCCCCTTCCCTTGCCGCCGCCGGTAGCCACCTTCGGGCGAAGCCCGCGTCATGGCGGCGACGGCGAATCCTCCACTCCGGCTGGCGGCGGATCCCCTGCTCCGGCTGCTGGTGGCctcgccctccctccccccaatccgaTCCGGTGGCGCCCCGGTGGCTCTCCTATGCCAGTGCCTCCCGCTGCTCCGGTGGCGCTCCTCCCCCGGCCTGGCGACGGCTTCGTCGACCATGTCCTTCCCCCCTCCGCTGTTACCGGTCGCTTCCTGGTGCAGCGTGGCCTCTCCCCAAGATGCACCTCCCGCAGCGCCACCCCCTGCCCCGACCTTCGGCTGCTGTTGACCCTCCCGACTGCTCCTCCCAGTGGCCCAGCCATGCCTCCTCCTATCGGCTGGCTGTGGATGCTACTCGCCCGACCATGTCTTCTCTCGGCTGGTTGTGGATGCTACTGGTGTTGGCGATTCCGGGTTTCCCCTGCCCAGATCTGGCCCTCGATGGATGGTGGGGGATCGGGTACCTGCAGCAAGGTTGGCGATGGCGGTTGTCCTAGGTGGTGGCGATTCCAGCGGCTCCTGTTGAAGGGTGCATCTCTCCTTCCAGCGATGGTGGCTCAAGCAAGTGTTTTGGTTTCCTCGTCTTCGAATCCTGAGCTGGCGGCATTTGGGATTGTCCAATCAAAGACCAAGGCGAAATCCTTGCTCAGCTTGCTGTTGCTAGCAGCGGCGACACCTACGGGTGTCGTGTCCTTCTTGAAGGCGCTTACATGGTCTTTTGTTTGTGTCCCGCTTCGggcaccgggggaaaccctaggtctggTTCACCAGATCGGACAACGGCAGCATCCCGACGTCGTATCCTACAAGAAGGCGCGGTCTTGGTTGCTCGTGGCGTCTCCGGTGTTGGAATTGAAGATGGTGGACGCCAAGCTTGGTTTTGGGCTGCTTCTCAGGGCATGGGCATCCGGGGCGCAATGTACGACATTGTCGGTGCCTCATCCATGGCTTCTTCCTCCTGCCCAGCCGAATCTTGCTTCCCACTTGCCAACTCCTCTAGGCTCTTAAGGTGGGGGTACATTGATTTGGTCTGTCCTGGAGCGGTGACCGTGCGCGGTGGTGACTGTGTTGGTTGTGACGCGGTCTAGGTGCTCTGGGTCTTTTTCCTCGCCTTCCTTGGCTGGAGTTTGAGCTAGGCAAGTGTATGTTGTGTTGTATTCTTTCCCACTTCCCCATCTCTTATCTATGTTACTCTTGTTCTCTCCtatctatcaatgaaatgatacgcaaaCTTTGCGTAttcacaaaaaaaaacttcctCTAAAGGGACCGACCCTTATTTAAACTCCCAAGTAATCCTAATAGTACACACTTTTCAAATCACGAATAAACAACCTATCAGAAATCGAGTGTGCCTACGAGCACACGTGAATTAGCCTAATGCCTACATATCCTACTTCTTTTGCGGGATATGTCTTACTTCTACCAGGGGAGGTGTCAGAAGCTGGATGTTACAAGTACGTGTACGTGAATTAAAATTATAAGCTTTGTCTATTAAAAGCATAGAAGGTGGTGTCGGCGTTCTGAGAATGGGGGTactcagactttcctgcctgcggcttgcagcgtggctcaaggagtgtcccagtacggcccatcttcgtcaacacaagctcaagaccctcacgaggggccaagccacgcggggcggacaacaggcagcttcctcaggcacaaccttgtcaggaaggctcgcgaggaggcggagagatcaaggcagggtacctcgtgaggtgcccatgacgcaagccatgtcgACCGaatccaggcgggcgccaggcgggtgccggcctgcgcagtgtctttgtttcctctttggtgcaaagggggcaagcgcaggccaaggtatcaagcaaaggctaccattttggcgcaacaagaccaagaccagtagaacgacaggatggaggtcaccgtggagcccaagacggcgtcatcgataGAGTCTTCGGCAGGCGAGgatcaactttagtcaggataagtgtactagatgtttcccttcaaaatggccaattgttggcgcccttcccgctcaatatttgggaagaggaccagggcctcgctctataaatagggctagccaccacactaGAAGGGGATCCGgatccaatccttcccaagagacgacaccaccacaagaacatccctcgcgagactATTTTTCCTTTGTACTAtttatcatcagccccagaggcaatccatcacaccacacactggagtagggtattacaccacaatggtggcctgaaccagtataaaacctcgtgtctcttgtgttgttcatcttgtgtagcctagatcctttgcgaggcgacgagacgtgagttggtaggggagagatcttcgcgcgcaccccagagttcgaaccttaagggtctgccggaacccgaaatccgacatttggcgcgccaggtaggggtgcgccagagctctCCCTGTCAGCAACCCGTTCTCCATCAACCTTGCGCTTCGCCACCATGGCAAGCAGCACGCCGCCCGCTCTAGCTGCGGAGGCTAGCCCCGAGACCCGGGGGCTCCGGGCACTGACCGCCGCCCTGCGATAGGTgccgtggccgaacaagttcaagccgtagatgccgccgcgctatgacGGCATGGCAGATCCGCTATCTTTCCTGCTAGTgtatgaggaggccatcctcaaggtCGGAGGCGATGGAAGGATCATGGCCAACTAGCTACCCATGGtgctcaccggcgtcccgcgcatgtggctgctccatttGCCAGCATCTTCAATGAATTCTTGGGAGGAGCtccgcggcctcttcctcgcccatcacgCAGCCCCGGCGCTCCCGATCGTCGCGGCACTCCTCGGTGGCTCCCAAGCACCGCCCTCGAgtcgccacgtcaagccgttcgtccgtcAGGTCGGCGCGGCCCTGACTCGCCGCTCGGCTCCTCCAGGATGGGCGTCACCCAAGGCTGACTTGACCTTCAGTTTGGATGATCACCCCGCCAACACCGCTCGctcaggcgcgctcccgatgctgtgcactcccACTATCtatcaggtggccgtcaccaggaccctcatcaacagcggagccggcctcaacgtgctctcgatcgagaccttcaacctcctccacatgccGTTGGAACGGCTCGACCCAGCCAGCCCTTTTCGGGTGTCGGGGGCAGCCCCGCCGGctctctggggcagatccgcctcccggtgacgttCGGCACCCAggccaacttccgcacggagctggtcaacttcgacGTTGCCTGCATCAGCCTTccttacaacgccatcctcggctacccggctttggcccagttcatggcagcaacccacccGGCTTACAATCTGATGAAAATACCCGGGAGCAGTGGTGTCCTCACCGTAGCTGGGGACGCGAAGGATGCTCTGCATGcactcaagcttgccttcaagactGCCGCAGCAGCGCAGCCCGCCAGGGCGACCCTATGAAGGCTAAGGGGGCTgcacccaccaagaagaagcagctcttcagccaagacaaggcagaaaccaagcaagtaCCAGTTGACGAGGATGGGTCCTctggtgccaccttcaccataggcgccaatctggATCCCAAGCAAGAGGAGACcctggtgaagttcctgcgcgcgaacaaggaggtgttcgcatgggagcccaagcAACCGGCGGGGGTCCCCAGgcaggtgatcgagcaccacctgaacGTATGTCCCAACGTACGCCCAGTAAAGCAAAAGGCGAgacggcagtccaccgagaagcaagctttcatcgttcaggaaacccgcaagttggaggccgcgggagtcattcgcgaggtttgatacccagagtggctggcgaaccctgtcgttgtgccaaagaaagggggggaggagcgcatgtgcgtcgattttaccaacctcaacaaggcctgcccacagaatccattcccgctcccccgcattgaccagatcgttgactctaccgctgagtgcgacctgttgtgcttcttggatgccttctgaggctatcatcaaatcaaaatggcggtcgaagatgtggagaagacgactttcctgaccccgtgcggggtgtactgctacacctgcatgccgttcggattgtgcaacgcgggcgcaaccttccagcggctgatgcacatcactttaggccggcagctcgggaggaacgttgaggcgtatgtcgatgacatagtggtaaaatctcgggaggcgaagaccctgatacaagacctggaagaaACATTCGTGAGCCTGCgtaaagtggacctgcggctcaacccagagaagtgtgtgttcggtgtaccccctggcaagcttctgggtttcctcgtgtcacacagagggatcgaggccaacccagaaaaggtcaaggcaattgaagacatgagtccgccgcaaactctcagggaaatgcagaagcttgccGGGCAGgtaaccgcgctagggcgcttcatctccaagctgggggaacacactctgcccttcttcaagctaatgaagaagaagAGCCCGTTTGAATGGACTCAGGAGGCCGATGAagcgttccaagacctcaagaggtacctgaccagccctcctgtgATGGTAGTGCCGCGCTCGCAGGAGCCCCTGCTGCTCTATCTCGCTGCCACACCATACTCCGCCAGCGCCGCTCTGGTGGCCGTTCGAGAGGAGCGCTGGACCAAGGCTGCACCAGCTGTGGCAACCCCAGGTGAAagcatcgatatggttgactagaggggggggggtgaataggcaactaacaatttttagacttttctttaacaaattaaaacttgccatgaaataggttgtctagatgtgcaactacttggacaacctatatgatgcaaagacaataagcacacaagcaagcaatggatataactcaagtaagcttgcaaaagtaaagggacaagataaccaagagtggagccggtggagacgaggatgtgttaccgaagttccttccttttaaggggaagtacgtctccgttagagcggtgtggaggcacaatgctccccaagaagccactagggccaccgtaatctcctcacgccctcacacaatgcgagatgccgtgattccactattggagcccttgaaggcggcaaccggacctttacaaacaagattggggctatctccacaacacttggaggctcccaacaacaccatgaagcttcaccacaatggagtatggcttcaaggtgacctcaaccgtctagggtgctcaacacccaagagtaacaagatccgctagggataagtggggagaatcaaatttctcttggtggaagtgtagatctgggccttctcaaccaatcccgagcaaatcaacaagtttgattggctagggagagagatcgggcgaaaatggagcttggagcaacaatggagctttgggggaaagaggtaagtcaactttggggaagaagaccccctttatatagtgggaggaacaaaccaaccgttatcccactcaccagccccgcacagagcggtactaccgctagggaagggcggtactaccgctccgggcggtactaccgctcgacccaaCGGAACTGCCGCACTACCCGGGGccttgaccccagggcggtactaccgctggggaagagcggtactaccgctccgggcggtactaccgcttcgacccagcggtactgccgcgctgcctagggccctgaccccagggcggtactaccgctagggaagagcggtactaccgcttagggcggtactaccgctcctactacctcctttagtgccgcaaaacccgacacgaaaaacttcgttTGAGAATCGAGGAGGAAGTAGCCCAcacgcacagcggtactacggccgaaattcccaagcggtactaccgctctgagagcagtactaccgcttggagcggtactaccgctctgagagcggtactaccgctggggagcttcggcggtactaccgctgtggtcacggtactaccgctagggcagagcaaagcatagaaagggaaaacggcagctccagagATGCAGAAGGAAAGACGATGGGTGTgaaaaggatgtgtacgtgtgattccacccaagtcttaccaaagcggatccccccttgatagtacggtgactcctacgaaactagtccaccaacaacgaaacgaaggagctacaccatcttgaattacaacaccgaggggaggaaatcgtctcgtgccaatggatgaatctctgaaagaactaaacgcgcacgattagtccgcacaagcattgtcatcaatcacaaaaatatattggggataaatatgcccttacaccaggGCAGGAAGGCCCCTCGGGGGTCACGCCTGCAGCAGATACAAGTCAGCCTCAGCCAGGAGGCGTCCTCGAGGCTGAGGGGGCTCCGCCGGTCTGTCAAGAGCTGGGGCCTCTCCCGCCTCAGGAGGTGCTCGACTCCCCAGAGGGTGCTAACTCCGCCGCTGCAcccgccctcgtcgagcatcccgtgtatttcgtcagcacggtgctgaggGACGCCAGGGCACAATACCTCATGCCtcaaaagctcttgctcgcgctgttaGTGGCCtcgcggaagctgtgacactacttccaaggtcatccaatcaaggtcatctcagcatacccgttggagagggtgctcaggagtcccaactcagcaagaagggtcgccgaatggaacatcgagctacaagcgtttcagctggagttcagcacgacTAGGGTTGTTAAGGGAGCTGCTCTTGCAGATTTTgtagccgaatggacggaggcgccagggctCGAGGCAGGTGAGGACTTACTGACAGAACCAGAACTTAGGTCTTACTGACACAAACCAAATAAAGCAACAAGCGAAAGCACAAGCACAAAAGACAGAAGACACAAagcgcaaatccctaaactctctccccctttggcatcgatacCCCAAAAAGgagaggaagtgttgctatggctccAGGTGAAGGCAAACGAGGGACACCCATCAGATCTTAGAGGGATCATCTGCGTTACCACCGTCATccgggaagtgctcagcatcaAAATCAGTCCAAGGGcaatgctgctgaatccactcctcctcctcggtaagctgatcctcagaaccactaatcacaatagcacccatctgacgcatgagctccttgtggcgacctcgagccttcttctcagccacatgagtcatgtactgaccgtgagattcCATGCAAAACAtcttcttcaccttgatcttgagcttcttggcccaagagggctctgcctcagacggcacgtagtcatcatcttcatcctcagcctcagccccaatctcctcctcagtctccatggcagcagcagatgaaggaactccagtcctaggggcctgagtgccccagttatccttcttcctcagacgcttgacatcgtgagaaacCAAATCTCCAATCTCTAgcaccaccttgggatagacacgatcccagaccttctcaatgagcagcataatgaacggaccataaatcgggcacttgcgctcggagatagcagaaaccagctcagaacacataacatgagagatatccaaggactctccggtgctctgcaccttctcccgctgacagaagagaagcatgtccatgagataagagtgaacctggtccagattcccgatgcgagggaaaagagtctctctgaagatatggtgaagaatatccagataggcaggcaactcataggtctccttctttgtctcagggttgatcctcagagtgcagtagggccacagagcttgcttgtgagtggcattggcgcgacggtgggggcgaaagccgacagcagactcaagacctagatcttccaccccaatcaactacatgaaagctttccacttgactgacagcaacttgccatttgtcatccaagtcagagtcctgtcctcattggtcccaaggtgaaccgtggcatagaattgggccacaatatcagcatcatagtccttgttgaattgcatgatcctgagaatgttcaattgggtgcacatctgaagagcttcaccaaagtagtcaggatcgttctccatatgctctgtgtcgatggagtgcacgttgacatagagattcttcttggctttgagaacatcaaagtagatggaaaactggaacctattccagaacggacagttgaccaaagtgggatcttggtcgacctcatacgggttgcggcggcgccttacccagaactccttgggcggcatttctggcacggttttgcttgactttggcttgaccccaggcttcttctgcagttgaggaggaggtggagcactagaagatcctccggcaggctcagtgggctcagtggtgcggtagcgcttggacgaggcacgaccggggttgacacgacgagcctgatgctcaggaacctcatcacctggaaccacacacacaaacacgcaaacaaccagaaagaacaagCGTAAGCCACAAACACGAATAAAGAGGATCACTGAGAGGTAGGAGTATGATGGAACCTGGTAgaaggcggtagtaccgtgacccttgagcggtagtaccgctccaagcggtagtaccgctccaagcggtagtacc is drawn from Triticum dicoccoides isolate Atlit2015 ecotype Zavitan chromosome 6B, WEW_v2.0, whole genome shotgun sequence and contains these coding sequences:
- the LOC119322792 gene encoding probable ascorbate-specific transmembrane electron transporter 1, translating into MGLGVRAAPFTYVAHALALAAAAMVLYWCIHFRGGLAFEADNKNLIFNVHPVLMLIGFIILGSEAIMVYKVLPTVNHDTTKLIHLVLHAIALVLGAVGIYCAFKNHNETGIANLYSLHSWLGIGTISLYGIQWIFGFLTFFFPKAAPNVRKGALPWHVLLGIFVYILALATAELGFLEKLTFLQSSGIDKYGPESFLVNFTALVVVLFGASVVVAAVAPARLEEPQGYAPIPEH